From Desulfobulbaceae bacterium, one genomic window encodes:
- a CDS encoding FeS assembly protein SufBD — MSELDSLLQVFGEAGGDRGALGDTKTAHLAASGHAILSSRTVEGLEVEAMETSRGISARLRLRAGVRLENPVHLCFGVLHEEGTQEIVMDVTIEDDAKASFIAHCIFPKAKKVRHIMNAVVAIGENAEMRYAETHYHGLHGGIEVMPTLSALVGKNSRYCADFTLITGRVGKLDIDYDVTAAENAVVELTTRVFGHGNDELIIKERVVLAGENSRGLIKARVALEDQAKAEVRGITEGNAAGARGHVDCMEIVKDQAIARAVPIVQVNNPLAKVTHEAAIGSVDKRQMETLMAHGLSSQEAVDVIVKGILH; from the coding sequence ATGTCTGAACTTGATTCATTGCTGCAGGTATTTGGCGAGGCCGGAGGAGATCGGGGAGCCCTTGGTGACACAAAGACGGCACATCTGGCGGCTAGCGGTCATGCCATTCTCAGTTCACGCACAGTTGAGGGCCTTGAGGTCGAAGCGATGGAGACCAGCCGGGGGATTTCGGCACGGTTGCGTCTTCGTGCAGGGGTAAGGTTAGAGAATCCCGTGCACCTGTGTTTTGGTGTTCTTCACGAGGAGGGAACGCAGGAGATCGTGATGGATGTAACGATTGAGGACGATGCTAAGGCTTCGTTCATTGCCCACTGTATCTTCCCGAAGGCCAAAAAAGTTCGGCATATCATGAATGCGGTGGTGGCTATCGGTGAAAATGCCGAGATGCGGTATGCAGAGACCCATTATCACGGACTTCATGGCGGGATTGAGGTCATGCCCACACTCAGCGCGCTGGTCGGCAAGAATAGCAGGTATTGCGCTGATTTTACCCTCATTACTGGTAGGGTGGGTAAACTCGATATTGACTATGATGTCACGGCAGCTGAAAACGCCGTGGTGGAACTGACGACCCGGGTTTTTGGTCATGGCAATGATGAGTTGATTATCAAAGAAAGGGTCGTCTTGGCCGGGGAAAACTCGCGTGGGTTGATCAAGGCACGGGTTGCGCTTGAGGACCAGGCCAAGGCCGAGGTCAGGGGGATTACCGAGGGTAATGCCGCAGGGGCGAGGGGGCATGTCGATTGTATGGAGATTGTTAAAGATCAGGCTATCGCAAGGGCAGTGCCGATTGTCCAGGTGAACAATCCGCTCGCCAAGGTGACCCATGAGGCCGCTATCGGCAGTGTGGACAAGCGTCAGATGGAAACCTTGATGGCGCATGGGCTCTCAAGCCAAGAGGCGGTGGATGTGATCGTCAAGGGGATATTGCATTAG